One genomic segment of Cardinium endosymbiont of Philonthus spinipes includes these proteins:
- a CDS encoding ankyrin repeat domain-containing protein: MKYFNVNGKRSSLLAKGIAVLSLSVVLQGAEGCRGWNQRGAAYYVAMTPIETFPDKLKEKFEKGSTAIFKDKTGRSLLYVLVENKEDTKLLMFLKFYNDNKQDTNFKGNFKKALNAIDPKSQKTPIGISIEKGYEFGFDLLITQEGIHINKAGTPQGKNPTSILSALAHKQLKMVTKLLSTIAVDEINITVIDPISGNTVLHLAIENKWENIALEFINRLFNKQEYGLLSTKNKTNEDTALHLAVRHKQKAVQEKLIQCIEKVLDSQSPTHESFKDKSLEFLFAQNKDGKTALHSAMKYKQGYIQGKLIELALQHNQKEKLWIKDNKGRSAIDIGILYDQSNVPKLIKELPLEKIDQKLVHTIVSHNKEEAFKAILDRLSVLAKEDKDNVQGKLKELFGSPTAGKKSMWEYIYLSKLSTEPAITGTNIKMFKDAIEVIKSILPQKEWQDIEKVILNKIKEREVTPRIKGGISTQYATKLRNIIKSTSSVPSVPSRPLPDQKEAESTEHSTQLQKAQAG; encoded by the coding sequence ATGAAATACTTTAATGTAAATGGTAAACGATCGAGTCTATTGGCAAAAGGGATTGCGGTGTTGTCGTTATCGGTTGTTTTGCAAGGCGCGGAGGGCTGCCGCGGGTGGAACCAACGCGGAGCAGCGTATTATGTGGCAATGACGCCAATTGAAACTTTCCCTGACAAGCTAAAAGAAAAGTTCGAAAAGGGGAGTACCGCTATTTTTAAGGATAAAACTGGGCGGAGCCTACTCTACGTTCTGGTAGAGAACAAGGAGGATACGAAATTGTTAATGTTTTTAAAGTTCTATAACGATAATAAACAAGATACAAATTTTAAGGGAAATTTTAAAAAAGCACTCAACGCAATTGACCCAAAAAGTCAAAAAACACCCATTGGAATATCTATAGAGAAAGGTTATGAATTCGGATTTGACCTTTTAATTACCCAAGAAGGCATTCATATTAATAAAGCAGGGACGCCACAAGGAAAAAACCCTACCTCGATTTTATCAGCGCTTGCACATAAGCAACTCAAAATGGTTACCAAATTGTTAAGTACAATAGCTGTTGATGAGATTAATATCACGGTTATAGATCCAATTTCAGGTAATACAGTCTTACATTTGGCCATTGAAAATAAGTGGGAGAATATAGCACTTGAATTTATTAATCGGTTATTTAATAAGCAGGAGTATGGGCTATTATCTACAAAAAATAAAACCAATGAGGACACAGCTCTGCATTTAGCGGTAAGACACAAACAAAAAGCTGTACAAGAAAAATTAATTCAATGCATTGAAAAAGTTTTGGATTCTCAAAGTCCTACTCATGAGAGTTTTAAGGACAAATCGCTAGAATTTTTATTTGCACAAAATAAAGATGGGAAAACAGCATTGCATTCAGCTATGAAGTATAAACAAGGATACATACAAGGTAAATTAATTGAGCTAGCTTTGCAGCATAACCAAAAAGAGAAGCTATGGATAAAGGATAATAAAGGCAGATCTGCCATAGATATAGGCATCCTATATGACCAGTCAAATGTACCCAAATTGATCAAGGAATTACCTCTAGAAAAAATAGACCAAAAGTTAGTACATACAATTGTTTCTCACAATAAGGAAGAGGCATTTAAAGCAATATTGGACCGTCTAAGCGTACTAGCTAAGGAAGATAAAGATAACGTACAGGGCAAGCTAAAGGAACTTTTTGGGTCACCAACTGCAGGTAAGAAATCTATGTGGGAGTATATCTACTTATCCAAACTTAGTACAGAACCCGCTATTACTGGCACTAATATTAAAATGTTTAAGGACGCTATAGAAGTTATAAAGAGTATCCTACCACAAAAGGAGTGGCAGGATATCGAGAAAGTTATTTTAAACAAAATTAAGGAACGAGAAGTTACACCTAGGATAAAAGGCGGAATTAGTACGCAATACGCTACTAAATTGCGCAACATAATAAAGTCAACATCATCAGTACCATCAGTACCGTCAAGACCCCTTCCTGATCAAAAGGAAGCTGAGTCAACTGAGCACTCTACCCAGTTACAAAAAGCCCAAGCTGGTTAA
- the mutS gene encoding DNA mismatch repair protein MutS → MSKPVEPTPLMRQYLAIKEKYPGALLLFRVGDFYETFLEDAVTTSKVLDIALTKRANGSAASVELAGFPHHSLDLYLPKLVKAGYRVAICDQLEDPKQAKGIVQRGVTELVTPGLSFHEAVLDKRANNYLASIFFDKTLLGMAFLDLSTGEFFVAQGAADYMQKVLHHLGPVEVVFSKKQQTAWNDFAQGVAHTYALDEWVFQFDYAYGLLNSHFGTHSLKGFGIADYTAAIVAAGVVLHYLSETEHKAIQHIRSIARLEEHHYIWLDQFTVKALELLVPQQVGGTPLIEILDRTVTPMGARLLKKWLLFPLKKVKPIQERLNIVEYLVQDTPLATLLVGYLQQIGDLERLIAKVASSRVNPREMVALKRALEQVQAVQTALQAVKCPLLQKLHAQLHGCAALVERIRHTLQDDPPISFHQGGLIRPHVDEQLDGFHKIIYEGKDYLVQLQQQESKRTNIPSLKVSYNRVFGYYLEVPNAHKNKVPADWMRKQTLAGAERYITQALKQYEEQILHAGEAAQLLEQQLYQALVAEAVEFIPQIQENAKYVAQLDCYLSFAKQAAEHQYSKPMIDDGTLLNLKGSRHPVIEQRLPIDKTYMPNDICLDPSAQQIIVITGPNMAGKSALLRQVALTVLMAQMGSFVPAASAHIGVVDKIFTRVGASDNLAQGESTFMMEMTETASIMHNLSDRSLVLMDEIGRGTSTYDGISIAWALVEYLHNHPQYRAKTLFATHYHELNELAKELPRVKNFNVAVQEIDRKILFLHKLVAGGSEHSFGIHVAQMAGMPAIIVERARAVLAHLSQVGGKMHAKVEPLPTAEYQLKLFAPSEAGSNLIALLEAIDIDTLAPVEALVKLNDLKNMVKSFKD, encoded by the coding sequence ATGTCAAAACCAGTTGAACCTACGCCATTGATGCGGCAGTATTTGGCTATTAAGGAAAAATATCCTGGAGCATTGCTGCTGTTTCGTGTGGGTGATTTTTACGAAACTTTTTTGGAAGATGCGGTTACCACCAGTAAGGTGCTGGATATTGCGCTTACCAAGCGGGCGAATGGATCGGCTGCTAGTGTGGAACTGGCTGGTTTCCCCCACCATTCTTTGGATTTGTATCTGCCTAAATTGGTGAAAGCGGGCTACCGTGTGGCGATTTGTGATCAATTGGAAGATCCTAAGCAGGCTAAGGGTATTGTACAAAGGGGGGTTACGGAATTGGTCACTCCTGGCCTCTCTTTTCATGAAGCGGTTTTGGATAAAAGGGCTAATAATTACTTGGCATCTATTTTTTTTGATAAAACATTGCTGGGTATGGCTTTTTTGGATCTTTCTACGGGGGAGTTCTTTGTAGCCCAAGGGGCCGCTGATTATATGCAGAAGGTGTTGCACCATTTGGGGCCGGTTGAAGTGGTTTTTAGCAAAAAACAGCAAACTGCATGGAATGACTTTGCGCAGGGTGTGGCGCATACTTATGCCCTAGATGAGTGGGTGTTTCAGTTTGACTATGCCTATGGCTTGCTGAATAGCCATTTTGGAACCCATTCGCTAAAGGGGTTTGGCATCGCAGACTACACTGCGGCTATTGTAGCAGCAGGTGTGGTTTTACACTACTTATCTGAAACAGAACATAAAGCCATTCAACACATTCGTTCCATTGCCCGCCTAGAGGAGCATCACTATATCTGGCTGGACCAATTTACCGTTAAAGCCTTGGAACTGCTGGTTCCCCAGCAGGTAGGAGGCACCCCGCTGATTGAGATATTGGATAGAACGGTTACCCCCATGGGAGCACGGCTACTTAAAAAATGGTTACTGTTTCCACTTAAAAAAGTTAAACCGATTCAAGAACGACTCAATATAGTGGAATACCTTGTGCAGGATACCCCATTGGCTACATTATTGGTCGGCTATTTGCAACAAATAGGTGACTTAGAACGACTGATTGCTAAGGTGGCTTCCAGCAGGGTAAATCCACGGGAGATGGTCGCCTTAAAAAGGGCATTGGAACAGGTGCAAGCTGTCCAAACAGCGTTGCAAGCGGTTAAGTGTCCTTTGTTGCAAAAATTGCATGCACAACTCCATGGATGTGCCGCTTTGGTGGAGCGTATTCGTCATACCCTTCAGGATGATCCCCCGATATCCTTCCACCAGGGAGGACTCATTCGTCCGCATGTAGATGAGCAGTTGGATGGATTCCATAAGATCATTTACGAAGGCAAAGATTATTTGGTCCAGCTCCAACAACAGGAGAGCAAGCGGACCAATATTCCATCCTTAAAGGTCTCTTACAACCGTGTGTTTGGCTATTACCTCGAGGTACCCAATGCCCATAAAAACAAAGTACCTGCAGATTGGATGCGCAAACAAACCCTAGCTGGTGCAGAACGGTACATCACGCAAGCATTAAAACAATATGAAGAGCAGATCCTCCATGCAGGTGAAGCGGCACAGTTGCTGGAGCAACAACTCTATCAAGCGTTGGTAGCCGAAGCGGTAGAATTTATTCCACAGATTCAGGAAAATGCAAAGTATGTTGCACAACTAGATTGTTACCTTTCCTTTGCCAAACAGGCCGCTGAACATCAGTATAGCAAGCCTATGATAGATGACGGTACGCTGCTGAATCTCAAAGGAAGCCGCCATCCTGTTATTGAGCAGCGATTGCCCATAGACAAAACCTATATGCCTAATGATATTTGTTTAGATCCGTCCGCACAACAAATCATTGTGATTACAGGGCCTAATATGGCTGGTAAATCAGCCCTATTGCGTCAGGTTGCGCTTACAGTATTAATGGCACAAATGGGTTCTTTTGTGCCCGCTGCCTCGGCCCATATTGGTGTGGTAGATAAAATATTTACACGAGTAGGTGCATCGGATAACTTGGCCCAAGGGGAATCTACTTTTATGATGGAGATGACTGAAACAGCCAGTATTATGCACAACCTTAGTGACCGTAGCCTCGTATTGATGGATGAGATCGGACGAGGTACCAGTACCTATGATGGCATTTCTATTGCCTGGGCATTGGTAGAATATTTACACAATCATCCCCAATATAGAGCTAAAACACTTTTTGCTACCCACTACCATGAGCTAAATGAACTAGCAAAAGAGCTCCCTAGGGTTAAAAACTTTAATGTAGCGGTGCAAGAAATAGACCGAAAGATTCTATTTCTACATAAATTGGTGGCTGGAGGGAGTGAGCATAGCTTTGGCATTCATGTGGCCCAAATGGCTGGTATGCCCGCTATAATTGTGGAAAGGGCTAGAGCCGTATTGGCCCATCTATCGCAAGTGGGGGGCAAAATGCATGCAAAGGTAGAACCATTACCTACAGCGGAATACCAGCTTAAACTTTTTGCTCCAAGTGAAGCGGGAAGTAACCTTATAGCGCTCTTAGAGGCTATTGATATCGATACCCTTGCTCCAGTAGAAGCTTTAGTAAAGTTAAATGACCTTAAAAATATGGTTAAAAGTTTTAAAGATTAG
- a CDS encoding SemiSWEET family sugar transporter, whose product MRVRSPLLVLIKFFLVVPMGVCAISFLDVVACIGSSTAVLSLLPQIIQSYRTKSVHDVSMLMLLNLTVSSISWTLYGAMTADRPLLLTNLLLTLGSLIMVGLKWKYNSIEH is encoded by the coding sequence ATGCGGGTTCGATCCCCGCTCCTGGTACTCATCAAATTTTTTCTGGTTGTACCGATGGGCGTTTGCGCTATTTCCTTTTTAGATGTTGTGGCATGCATAGGCTCATCTACAGCAGTACTTTCCCTGCTTCCACAGATTATACAGTCCTATAGAACCAAATCTGTTCATGATGTTTCCATGTTGATGCTCTTGAACCTAACGGTTTCCTCGATTAGCTGGACCCTTTATGGCGCAATGACTGCTGATCGGCCATTGCTGCTTACCAACCTGTTGCTCACCTTGGGATCTTTGATTATGGTGGGGCTTAAATGGAAATATAACTCAATTGAGCATTAG